The DNA segment CAGTACCGCTGTCAAGGGATGGGATAGGGTTCAGGAGCTGGGACGTACATTCTTACGCTGATAAAACAAGCGTCCACGCTGCGCTTAGGTCTCCGACTCGGTCCGATACTGGGATCGTGATTAGCGCAGCATAGCAATAGGAGACTAACGGTTGCCCGAAGGCTGTAAGCTCTGGCGCTGCCTCAGATCCCTGGAGCTCTGATAGAGTGCAAGCTCTACCGTTAACGGAGTCAAGGGAAAATGGAAGCCGTCAACAAGATGAGTAAGACTCAAGGGGAACATCCTTAGAATCTTCTCCATATTCAGGCGAGTGCCAGTTCTCTGAATTTCCTCCAATCCCTCTCCCACCACGCCTGACCTCTAGGCAAGCCAGAGACTAGACCTAGGTGCATGATGTTGTTTGGCCATGGCCAACAGATGTGTCTGACTGACTGGGTATTTCCACTGCCTGGTGTACTCACTTCCCGACAGCCAAACAAAACTCGGGCTGTAGCATCGTGCAAAGCTGTgcccctcagtacagccacgGCAGCTTTTGACGAGAGCTTTCCTACTCCTCACCTGGTTCTGCAACTCAGCTAATCGACGACTGCAGTGAGCGTGAGACTCCTCCTGCGAAGAAAATGCAAGGATTTCCTTTTGGTCTCCAGTTTGGCCAGGGCCATGGTCTACGTTCCACTTCTCTTAGGTCTATACTGGGGGGATGCTGCCACTGGGATTTGCCACTGTTCCTCTGTATGGCCAGACCCTCCTCCCACCAAGGAAGATTCTGTTCTCACCTGTCTAGAAGCAGCCATCTTGTGCTGGTCAGACAGCAAAAATCCGCACGCATCTGGCAGCGACCGACCACTGTGATATCTCTTCAGTCTCCTCCGTTCACGTTCCACCTGCACGTTGGTGATAGGAGAAAGGGTCACAGAAACCTGCCACCAAACAAGGAGCAAAAGGAGCTCTGGACATCATGGCAAGGagatttctgctctgctcagaggCTGTTAACTGCCCCAGAGAATGCTGCGGGCAAAAAGCACTCGAAGTAGGCtatggaagagaaagagcaagaggaaacaGTTCCTGACACAAGAGTGTCAAACGTGCGTGtatggggacactggggcagGAAGGGTGGGACCGGAGCGAATGCGCATTTGTGAAGGCAACGGGGtgccagaagagagagaaaatacaaaagcgTGCGTCCACAGGGGgaagtgggagagggaaggaaacaagCAGAGGACTCCAAAGTGCTGTCTGTGGAAATGTGCTGTGATCCAGAGGACCGTGAGGCTTTGCAGAGGCAGTGAAAGCCTGTTTTACCTGCTCGAGAGTCCTCCTGAGCTCAGCATTGAGTTGCTTCAGCTCCGCCTTCTCCAGTTCCAGCCTTGCAACTGCTCGCTGCAGACATTCCAGCTGCTGTGACAGGAGTCTCTTCTCCGAGAGCCACGATAGCTGCTCCCCTTCTGCAATAGCCTGCTGGGTATACAGAGAGGAGTTTATGTGAGCTGGTGCCCCATAAAGGTTAGGAGGGACAGAATCGACAAGTCGGGGAGAGTGACCGGACTCGGGAATGGACAGTGCCAagtcccttctgctcctcctggtTGACGGGCCAAAACAACACACTCTCTTTCTTCCTAGGGGCCCTCCTCCCGATCGCCGTGGGGAAATCCACACAGATTTGCCTTCCGGCCTTTTGGACCGCAGCACAAGTACATCCTGAATGCGCAATGAAGCCCTTCACCTGATCAGGCAACGGTACGAATGCCgttatttttaatacactggAAAAGCTGTACCTCCGAAATCGACATCTCTGAAAGCATCCTCTAAGCACCGTCAGCGTAGCTGCTGTGCAACCATCGTTACAAAATTCTGCTAAGGTCAGTCCCTTAGTTTGGTCAGCTGTGCCCCTTCCTTTCCGTGCCAAACCCCAACCACGACACGTTGGCTAAGCTTGCCTACACAGGAGAGAACCAGTTACCCATCCCCAACGTCTGGGCTTGGGGTAACTCTAACAGCAAGCTCCGTAGTTCTTTCAGTAGTTCGGGGGCTGacagaaaacacttcagcagGTGAATGCCTTGAGCTACGCAGACAGGCAAGCCTGCTGGCTACAGCCGCAGTTTCTCTGGCCAAGCAGGTCATGTATTTATGGGACTATATATTCCCGTATCTTTATGGGCATCATCATTAGAATCCTTTATAGACTTTTTAGTTGACTGATGATCAGTCACACTGCCTACCTGATGATGAAACCGGTCCGTGTCCCTCTCCGAAACCATGCTCTGCAGGATGGCTATTTCTTCCCTCAGAGTCCCATTGGCCATTTCACTCTTGGTAAGGGCAAGAGTCAGTGCTTGtgccttctctttccatttgacTTCTCTGCTCTCGGTCTGCTTCAAAATAGCAATCGTGCGCTCCAATTCTTCCCCATTGGCTTTCCGCTCATCCTCCAGTTGTTGCGTTAGCTCCTTCTGTCTTTGCAAGGAACGGTCTCTCTCCTGGAGAACTCGCCgcttctctgcttcctcttcctcccatttcTGGAGTTTCTGGATTTGTTTCTGCAGGGTCTCCCCGCCATCCTTCCATCGCAAAGCTGATGTTAATTGTTTCAAGAGCTCACTCTGCCTCCTAAGCTCttgttctctctctgtcagAGTCTGCTCTAAGTACCCGACTCTGTCTCTGTGGTTCTCGATCTCCTCATCCTTCTTTGTCAGAGTCGGCTGAACATGCTGGAGATCTTCCCGAAGAGCTCTTACTTCCTCTTCTAACTCTTTTAGTTCACCTTCAGCCTTGGTCTCTTGCTCCTTCTCATGCAAGGCTTCTTCCAGGAGCTTCTCTTGCTCTCTGCCATGCCTAACCTCTTCATTCTTCTTGGTTAGCCTAGGCTGGAGATTCTGCAAGGTCTTCAGTTCTTCTTCTTGGCGCTGGAGTTTTTGCATGAGAGTTTCGTTGTCTTCATCTCTCTTCCTCACCGCTTGCTCAAGCAGATCCACTTGCTGCTGGCATGATGTTAGTGCTACTTTCGTGCTTTCTTCACGAAGCCGGAACATGTTCATTTGCTCTGTCTGCCTGAGGAACTCCAAATGGTTCTCCTTCAAGATTTGGCTCATTTTGTCTAGATCCTGCTCTAGACTCTTGGCCTGCTTGCCTTCTAACTCCTTCTGCTCTCGAAGCTCCTGGATGTGCTCTTGCAAAGACACTATCTCTTGATCTCTCGCTTCTAGAGAAGATTCAGCGTATTCTAGTTTTTGCTGTACGGCTTTGGTCTGCCTCGCTGcctcctccttttgctgttgaagcttagagagagcttcctccagaacctctatcttttcctctctttctttcagagTCAGCTTTGTTGCTTGGAGGTTTGTTTGCTCAGCTTCacgcttttcctccttttccttccacgCCTCACATTGCTTTCTAAGGGATaacatttcttgttctttttccttcagtgccacttgaagctgctgcagaatttccttctgctgtccagagtcttgctcttctttttggaAGGTCTCAATCAGTTCCTTCTGAGATTCAATCattaaatccttttctttcagtattgcTGTAGTGTACTCTAAGTCTCTGTGCAAGACATTcatctgttcttctgttttttccgCATAGctccttgcctgttgcttttggaTGTCTAGGagtctgtccttttcttttaaggttCCTAAGGTCTGCTCCAGTTGGTCACGGACAGTCCTTAACTGCATTTCCATGACTTCCTCAGCTTCCCGGATTTGCTGTTGTTGCGACTCAAGCTCTTGATCCTTTTCAGATAAAGAAAGGGTCATCTTTTCCAGTGTACCACGAAGCTCTTGCAGGTAGCCCTCTTGCTGTTCCTTGTACTGCTGCAAGAGTCTTAACTGATCCCTTTGAGAATCACACTCGCTCTCTCTGTCCTTAAGAACTGCCCTCAGGTGTCCAAGGCTCGCGTGCAGAGATTTCGCCTGTTCTCTCTCCATTTCCAGCGCTTGGATCTGCTGGGTCAGAGACAGAAGCTCCAAATTCTTCTCCTTCAAGTTTCCTTTCATATGATCAAGATCCACCTGCAGATTTCTCACTTGTGATGCACCGTCTCGTTCTAGAATcattattttcccctcctggaATTGGATCTCCCGGtctctctcctccagctcttcGCTCATCTTGCTGACAGCAGTCCTCAGCATTTCTcgctgcttctccagctcccGTATCTGTTCTTGCTGGGATTCAacctcctgttttttctctgttatgtCCTTGATAACCTCACTGAGAGTAGTTTCgtgcatttctttctggttctccagccttctcaccTGTTCCTGGTACAACttcatttctccctccctctccgaCAGGATGGCAGTCATACGAGTGAGACtctcctgcaaagcttttctctgtgctgcctcTTTTTGGAGCATCTGGATTTTCTCCCGCTGCGTTTCCACTTCCTCgtttttgatttttaagataGACAATGTAGTCTGAAGTTCTTGTTCAAGGCAGCGATTCCTATCTGTTGCTGCATTTGCTCGGGTTTCGGAGGCTGTGACCGATTCCTGAAGAAGTTTCATCTCCCGTACCAGTTCTTCTTTAACGGCTCGCAGTCCGTCCCGTTCCTGCTGCAAAACAGTGACAAAGAGGTTCAATAATTCCACCCATGTATGTTTGCTTTTCGTACTAGATTTGAACTCCTGCTTCAGTGGCAGTcaggggctgccccctccctccctgcctctcgGGATGTTGTAAGACCTTTCCTGCGCCACCCTTTCGGTTGCGTCTTTCCCAGCTTACTCGGCCAGTCCCGTcttcctttttgcccttctcCGAACCTCTTCCAGCTCAAGCGTGTTCTTTTGGGGAGGAGCTGCCAGAACTGCAGCCAGGATTTAAAGTCCAGACTAACCATGATTTAGGCAGTGGCACGATGATGTTCTCTCTGatagggagggaggaagggaagacagaaCAACCCCAACATGGGAGTTCCCGTTGTTGGGGTTGggcgttggggttttttttggaccTCTACCGTGTAGAGTTTTCATGGTACCATCCTCTAGAACCCCACTGTGCCCTCTTGAAGGAGTAGCGGTCAGATCACAGACACAGTTACGGTGTTCATGTTCTCTTCAGGCTGCAACGCGCTTCCTGCCTTTCTCAAACCTACACTGTGGTAGCCTCTCGCATTCCAGGCCCTGTCCCTCACGGCACAAAGGTCTCATGGCTGCCAAGGCATCGCTCCTCTTTACAAAGGGGTATCGAAGAGACGCTTCCACCCAGACGGACAGTGTCCAGAGAAGCACTGCCAATAAGGAGcccagaagagtaaaaaaaaccacacaaattcTCCTTTCACGGTCTCTACCTCTTGCTTGGCACTTTCCACTCTCGTCCGTTCCTCCTCTTGTTGAGCTTGCATGGCAGCAACTTTCTGCTTCATATCAAACAGCTTCTTCTCGTGCTCCCTTTCtgtctctgccttctccttttcccactgctccagcatctccTGTAGCTCTGAATGGTGCCCTTCCCGCTCGCTTGCCTgatgaggggagaaaaagactTCAGGAGGGAGTCCCAGCCAAGCTTCTCAAAAAAATGGGAAGCTTCATCCCTCCCACAAACCCCCACCTCGACAGCGCACAGTAGTGGCTTTGTGCCCTCCATAAATCATGTCCTATCAAGGAACTTAAAAGGAGGGTCAAGCTGgtggaagaagaggagatgTTACCTTCCCCTCTCTGGCGGCTGCCTGTTTCCTAGCACCTCTCGCCTACGGGATTTCCCTCTAGTCTCAGAGTCTCTATTTTCAAAGCTCAACTCCATTCTCATCAAGGAGAAGATGCAGATGGACTGCAGGGTGAGAAAGAGGCCAGCACCCCGATGCCCTAGTCACAAGACGGGCCACGAACTCAAGTTCAAGCCCAGGAACGAGGGGCTGTTCCATCTGTTCTGTATGCTTTGAGCCCAAAGATAACACCTCTGTCAACCgtgaaaggacagaaagaaaggaacaaagttCCCACGACTGCAGTTGGCAGGAAAGTTAGGAGTCTACTTCATGGTAGACAGGAGTCTGGTAAGATCCTACCCCTTTACTGCCATGCCTTGGGTGGGGACCACCCAACCTTCTGCTCAACTCGTCTTAGGCCCACACGGAATCCGTGGCTTGCATTTACTGTCCCGGCATAGTCCTGTAGGTCTTCACGTGCTTTCAAGTGCGAGCTCTTGGCTCTGCTGCCTGGCCTAGCAACGCGTGGCCTATGACAGACGCTTGCTGCCATTTCACACGCTCAGGCTATTATTCTTCTAAAGCCAGCCCACAAAGCTTGCCTCAAGACTTCAGAAGCATATTGTTTCCTACCAGCTCTTGCAGGAGCTTGTTTATTTCCACTTCGTGATCCGTTTCCCGAAGTTTGAGGGTATCGTTATACTGCTCTTCTGCCCGCAAGAGCTGTTGCGCCATGTTTTCCCGTTCCTGCTTCATGAGAGAtctctctgcttccagctcACATTGAAGGCACTTCGCTTCCCCTGCAAACGTGACAAATGGCAAGATTCAGGGCCTACACAAACAGCGGTTCTGACTTCACTAACCGTAAGCCATTTGAATTTCAGTGTAGGAGGGATCTGTCCCCAGCTCCTTCACTCCTTAGAAGCACTGCAGACGGAGAGCTATTTTTATACCATCCTCCCTAGGCAGGGGGGTCACCAGAAACAAAGCACATGAGGCTCTCACCTTGTATCACCTCCTTGGCCTGCCTGACTGTCTGAAGTTGGATTTCAAGCTGACCCCTGGCGATCTCCAGCTGACATAAGCGCTGCTGAGCCTCAAGCAGGCTGGATTCCAGGGTCTCCCTCCCGGCCCTACAAGAGGCCAATACGGAGAGAAATGAGTTTCTTGCTCCTGACGCCCACAGGGAGTTAGTCCAGTAGGAGCTGGTTCAAGATCCCTACCCCTCAGTTCGGAAAATGGGTTGCATGGAAACTGGTATACAGAAGGCATATTTCTGCCATTTAAAAGAGCAATGCAGGCCCCTCCGAGGGAATGCCCAGGCTTTACTTATGACCTAGCGTAACACAGAAAGCCCAGCCGAGTTTGATCTCCATCGCCAAATCTTAAATTGCTATTGTCTGATCTATGACGCACGGGTAGCTGTGCTCACAAAGTCTGTGCCAGCAAGCAAAAGCCCAGCCTCTGCTCACAGCCCTTTGCTCATCGTCACTTCCAGGTTGCTCTGCAGGGGCGCAGAGTAAGAGCATCTCCCTGGCTGACTCGTGACTTTTTGATGCTGTTCGTAGTGTACGTACAGGGAGGTGATCTTCCAGACTCCCTATATTTCAAAGGGACTAAAGCAATACATCAGATGATACAGTAAAAGCTCATGCTTGTAAGCAGCATTTGTAAGAAATCTGAACTAGATTTTACCTGAACAAggactacctgaaaggagagaCAGGTAGCCTTCAGTTTAAACTCTTGGAAGTTCGCGAGAAAAACTTGCTACTTTTCTCTAAGCGTTGCTAACTAAGCAGGCAGTAGCCCAAATGGCTTGCCGCTCTTTAAAATGGAAGTTGTAGTACTGCGGAGGCAAATTGTTACATCCATAGACTTCAACCAGCTGCTGCGTATGACACACAGGACTCTGCAACCAGGAGCTGAAGTTGCCTCCCTGATCTAACACGGCGTCCTGTGTGCCAGGTTCCTACCATACACAGCACTGCCTCACTAGAACAGGCGTGCAACCAGGATAACATCCTTCAGGGTAAAGGGGCACCCGAGTGGTACAACACTAAGACCCACAACAGTAGGATTTCACTGCTTTGATGGACGATGGAGGATGTATCTTCAAGAAGGAGAACAAGCACATATTTCTGACTACGCCAATGTCTGGCAGTCCAAAGTAAATATGCTCCATTTTAAGGATAAATCAAAGTCAGTCtctaaaacagaacagagaagatAAGAGTCCAAAACTGTGACGACAACAACAGGCTCTTGAGAACAACATCTGGCAAGAATAGTTGCTGCAGCCCAATAATTGACAGAACATAATTCAGCTGGATCAACTAAGAGGAGCTGgagctcagaagcagcagcagctctcaagAAACAGACTGAGTCTAAATGGTGTTTATCAGCCTTGCTAACAACATACTCTGGAGTGGTAAGGCGTCAAAGTCAAGAAGCGTGACAAACAATCTCGCATTTGTACAGCTCTGCAAGGTCAGGAGTCTTCTAAAAAAGACCTGAGAGGAGGACAAACATCTCCATACGTTGGGtagtttggggttggtttttttttttaaaagcagaacttgTCACACGTGATCTTAGAAACCTGATCCAGCAGAAGGACAAAATCTTGTTCCTGCCCTGCATAAACTCCTCCATGATGTCTATCTCAAAACAGCACGTGGTAGGGAGTACCGGACCCACACATCAATGATGGGCAACAATTCCCGCAGACTGGCGAGCATTCAAAAGaggcttccctgctgctggtgtAACCAACTCTAGGTCCTGCACCACAGGTAACAAGAGTTAGACTAGAAACAGTAGGCCCTCAAGATTTTCAGCACGAGCCTCTAGCTTCACCCTAAATGGCAGTGTCCTACTCGCAATGTCCGTACGTAATAGACTTGAATTCTGAAGATCCCCTGTCAAACTACTTGATAAGGAACGATCCAAGTTCAAACGCGCAGAACGAGAAACCGAAACCAGAGAGAAGCTTTGGGTTTCAGTAAACATCTGCATGGTTTAATTACTACTCAATGCAGAGCCAAGGTACCAGATACTGAGGAATTACGCTGGCTTGCTTTGGACTTCACACAGGAACGTGCAAGGGGGCATAAACATGAGCCCCAGGCTCAGGAGAGCTTTGTTAGCTTTAGctgtcagaaaaataacattcaaaCCATGCTgtactggtttgggtttttggtttggtgttttttttttttctcgagATTCCTCCATTTTCTGTCCATGGAAGgtgaaaatagctgaaaagcATACAGGATGCAATGAACCCTCGTGTCATGATTATCACCTCTATAATTACAGACATTAAATAATCTCCTGCCTAGGGTCTCCCCCCTGCCTTTACCTggcctctgccagctgctctgcaaggcCTCGTCTGTCCCGCTCCGTGGCTGCCAGTCGCACCTCTAAGGCAGCCTTCTCGTGCGCCAGCAATTCCTTCTCTTTGGATACGTTGGCCAGTGCTTGTCCTTGGCGAGAGGACTCCTGCCGCAACTGCTCCAGACCACTGCTAGCTGACTCTTGCTGGCGGTGAACCTGAAAGCGGGACAAAATACAGTTAGAGTCCCTTCTCTGGAGTTCTGTGCAGAGCCAGCCAGCGCCACTTCTGAATCAGCTAGAGGAGAAAGAGCTCCGGTACTCTGGCCTGAAAGTTTAAGAGCATCTGCTTCGTGCCGCCCTAACACCCTGGGCTGCCAAAAGGCACTAGGGCTGTTAACCTGAAAGCGATGTGTAAGGCCCTGCTGGGTTGCCTGGGACCAGACGGCCCCTTCAGGACAAACGTACACACCCAGACCACATCTTTTCACGCAAAAATACCACATCTTCCACAACTGCCACCTTGCAAACTAAAATTCTATCAGAATCTATTCCAGTGCTGGGAATTTTCAGGAACCGTTGAGCAAGAGCAACTTTGCTCGCCGAACAAAGTGGAAATACACATGGTTTCTCCttctagaagaagaaaaaccaacatCAAAGCGTCACCTCGTCGCAGAACACCACCACACACCTACTTCAGTGTGTACGGCAGTTGGATGCAATGAGGTGATCCTTGGCAGGGAAACAGCCCTTGTGGTGAGCAGTGTCATTTAGTGATTTACGGAAGTCCGGCTGGTGTGGCCAAAGAGATGGTAGACTCTACTTGGACAGTAGTTCGTGTCAACAATACTGTCTACTT comes from the Haliaeetus albicilla chromosome 2, bHalAlb1.1, whole genome shotgun sequence genome and includes:
- the LOC138688271 gene encoding centrosome-associated protein CEP250-like, producing the protein MSGGEGAAPAGPSPGRSPALPRAGRRRARSSGEAPGAALLRPARPGPLGAWPCRCHPAEPLVLQYRTRCRELEQQLAAGGSRHCYAWKKPRAPELPKRMERKAGPLPGRWEATEDQSLEKALLQVEEEQQRCENLAEVNTLLQEHLEEANEVNSALKEDVGKLTVDWMRAREELELKESEWRGERELYDSYLRGERSRLLSLWRQVVTFRCHFLEMKTATDRDLSELKAEQMRLSGSILVNCSRLNCGVRPWEPVTLGRPVLEDQAQQQAEEEISRKTWEVMHLQVEGDPEKKELQDSLVPVPSQTIAFNRTDRKNRLTDRSSCELKDLAALEGEHSLLQSELVVAREMLEESHLQRDLLKQEKHELTVALEKAEQSVAELTGAQNKLTAEIADLHVAAANVSSINEALALDKVQLNKLVLQLEQEHDVLSGKVDEMERAKISGQEKLNLCERTNEALSAEKAHLEQLLKKAEEQQEGLQAELRMLAEEKAETQEKLIEVHRQQESASSGLEQLRQESSRQGQALANVSKEKELLAHEKAALEVRLAATERDRRGLAEQLAEARAGRETLESSLLEAQQRLCQLEIARGQLEIQLQTVRQAKEVIQGEAKCLQCELEAERSLMKQERENMAQQLLRAEEQYNDTLKLRETDHEVEINKLLQELSICIFSLMRMELSFENRDSETRGKSLFFSPHQASEREGHHSELQEMLEQWEKEKAETEREHEKKLFDMKQKVAAMQAQQEEERTRVESAKQEQERDGLRAVKEELVREMKLLQESVTASETRANAATDRNRCLEQELQTTLSILKIKNEEVETQREKIQMLQKEAAQRKALQESLTRMTAILSEREGEMKLYQEQVRRLENQKEMHETTLSEVIKDITEKKQEVESQQEQIRELEKQREMLRTAVSKMSEELEERDREIQFQEGKIMILERDGASQVRNLQVDLDHMKGNLKEKNLELLSLTQQIQALEMEREQAKSLHASLGHLRAVLKDRESECDSQRDQLRLLQQYKEQQEGYLQELRGTLEKMTLSLSEKDQELESQQQQIREAEEVMEMQLRTVRDQLEQTLGTLKEKDRLLDIQKQQARSYAEKTEEQMNVLHRDLEYTTAILKEKDLMIESQKELIETFQKEEQDSGQQKEILQQLQVALKEKEQEMLSLRKQCEAWKEKEEKREAEQTNLQATKLTLKEREEKIEVLEEALSKLQQQKEEAARQTKAVQQKLEYAESSLEARDQEIVSLQEHIQELREQKELEGKQAKSLEQDLDKMSQILKENHLEFLRQTEQMNMFRLREESTKVALTSCQQQVDLLEQAVRKRDEDNETLMQKLQRQEEELKTLQNLQPRLTKKNEEVRHGREQEKLLEEALHEKEQETKAEGELKELEEEVRALREDLQHVQPTLTKKDEEIENHRDRVGYLEQTLTEREQELRRQSELLKQLTSALRWKDGGETLQKQIQKLQKWEEEEAEKRRVLQERDRSLQRQKELTQQLEDERKANGEELERTIAILKQTESREVKWKEKAQALTLALTKSEMANGTLREEIAILQSMVSERDTDRFHHQVGSQAIAEGEQLSWLSEKRLLSQQLECLQRAVARLELEKAELKQLNAELRRTLEQVSVTLSPITNVQVERERRRLKRYHSGRSLPDACGFLLSDQHKMAASRQEESHAHCSRRLAELQNQVSLLQTQLAQERKYKQDYIERCAKTSQELSDLHQELSRSLAAVVREPKAAVLEAEARKLGQPL